The following coding sequences are from one Geothrix sp. window:
- a CDS encoding metal-dependent hydrolase family protein: MPLRCLFACLLAMSLSAQERPLILKAARLLNVRTGKLETPGQLWVKAGRIQAGPPPAGVEIIDLGNRTLLPGLIDCHTHLLFPAGLGELGYLKRSQAAMVLDGVVNACKVLEAGFTTVRDVGASAGFGDVALRDAIARGDIPGPRMLVAGPALSITGGHGDLNGFPPHVHVGEDHIVDSPDAGRHAVREWHKRGVDLIKLHATGGVLSNHDDPGAPSFSPPEFKAIVEEARRRGLDVCAHAHGDAGILEATQAGVRSIEHGSLLSPATAKEMKARGTFLVPTLYALESILLPGNPYKVPEGSLAKARAILPLRKAGFRVALDAGIPIAYGTDIGVFEHGQVAADFRYLVSYGMTPLQALQSATLVAAELLRMGGEIGSLEPGHIADVIAVDGDPLTDISTLERVRFVMKDGKMVLRIP; this comes from the coding sequence ATGCCCCTGCGTTGCCTCTTCGCCTGCCTCCTGGCCATGAGCCTATCCGCACAGGAGCGTCCCCTGATCCTCAAGGCGGCCCGGCTGCTGAACGTCCGCACCGGGAAGCTGGAGACCCCGGGGCAGCTCTGGGTCAAGGCCGGCCGGATCCAGGCCGGACCACCACCCGCCGGGGTCGAAATCATTGATCTCGGCAACCGGACCCTGCTGCCGGGCCTCATCGACTGCCACACCCACCTGTTGTTCCCTGCCGGCCTGGGAGAGCTGGGCTACCTCAAGCGCAGCCAGGCGGCCATGGTGCTGGACGGCGTGGTGAATGCCTGCAAGGTGCTCGAGGCCGGCTTCACCACCGTGCGGGACGTGGGCGCCTCCGCCGGCTTCGGCGACGTGGCCCTGCGCGATGCGATCGCCCGGGGCGACATCCCCGGCCCCCGCATGCTGGTGGCCGGGCCGGCGCTGTCCATCACGGGCGGGCACGGCGACCTCAACGGGTTCCCGCCCCATGTGCACGTCGGGGAAGACCACATCGTGGACAGCCCCGACGCGGGACGGCACGCCGTGCGCGAGTGGCACAAGCGCGGCGTGGACCTCATCAAGCTCCACGCGACCGGCGGGGTGCTCTCCAATCACGACGACCCCGGCGCGCCCAGCTTCAGTCCGCCCGAGTTCAAGGCCATCGTGGAGGAGGCCCGGCGCCGGGGCCTGGACGTGTGCGCCCATGCCCACGGCGACGCGGGCATCCTGGAAGCGACCCAGGCCGGGGTGCGCTCCATCGAGCACGGCAGCCTGCTGAGCCCGGCCACGGCCAAGGAGATGAAGGCCCGCGGAACCTTCCTCGTCCCGACCCTCTACGCGCTGGAGTCCATCCTGCTCCCCGGCAATCCCTACAAGGTCCCCGAAGGCTCCCTGGCGAAGGCCCGGGCCATCCTGCCCCTCCGGAAAGCGGGCTTCAGGGTCGCGCTGGATGCCGGCATTCCCATCGCCTACGGCACGGACATCGGCGTCTTCGAACACGGCCAGGTGGCCGCGGACTTCCGCTACCTGGTGAGCTATGGCATGACTCCGCTCCAGGCCCTTCAGAGCGCCACCCTCGTTGCGGCCGAACTGCTGCGCATGGGCGGCGAGATCGGCTCCCTGGAGCCCGGCCACATCGCCGACGTGATCGCCGTGGATGGAGACCCGCTGACCGACATCAGCACCCTTGAACGGGTCCGGTTCGTCATGAAGGACGGCAAGATGGTCTTGCGAATTCCTTGA